From one Bacillus sp. FJAT-42376 genomic stretch:
- the rsmH gene encoding 16S rRNA (cytosine(1402)-N(4))-methyltransferase RsmH translates to MFEHKTVLLKETVDGLNIKSSGTYVDCTLGGAGHSEYLLSQLSSEGRLFAFDQDDTAIEHAKHKLSAYEGQAILIKSNFRHIKEKLAEHGVTSVDGILFDLGVSSPQLDTPERGFSYHHDAPLDMRMDQQSELSAYDVVNFWSYEDLVRIFFRYGEEKFSKQIARKIEAKREKSPIKTTAELVELIKEGIPAPARRTGGHPAKRIFQAIRIAVNDELKVFEEAIEQSIDLLNPKGRISVITFHSLEDRICKTTFKQAAELPQLPPGLPVIPKEFEPKIKLVTRKPILPAEEELSDNNRSRSAKLRIAEKM, encoded by the coding sequence ATGTTTGAACATAAAACGGTGTTACTGAAAGAAACGGTAGATGGTCTGAACATAAAAAGCAGCGGTACATATGTAGATTGCACTCTTGGCGGTGCCGGACACAGTGAATATCTCTTGTCTCAGTTATCATCTGAAGGCAGATTATTCGCTTTTGACCAGGATGACACAGCCATAGAACATGCAAAACACAAACTATCGGCGTATGAAGGACAGGCCATCCTCATTAAAAGCAATTTCAGGCACATCAAAGAAAAGCTTGCAGAGCATGGTGTCACATCTGTAGACGGAATTCTGTTTGATCTGGGGGTTTCATCCCCGCAGCTCGATACTCCTGAAAGAGGGTTCAGCTATCATCATGATGCACCTCTTGATATGAGAATGGATCAGCAATCCGAATTATCGGCCTATGATGTTGTCAACTTTTGGAGCTATGAAGATCTTGTCCGGATTTTCTTCCGGTACGGGGAGGAAAAGTTCTCAAAGCAAATCGCAAGGAAAATTGAAGCAAAACGCGAAAAGAGTCCGATTAAAACCACAGCCGAGCTTGTGGAATTGATTAAAGAAGGAATTCCGGCACCTGCACGAAGAACCGGAGGCCATCCTGCTAAACGGATTTTCCAGGCGATCCGCATTGCTGTAAATGATGAACTGAAAGTGTTTGAGGAGGCTATTGAACAGTCTATTGATCTGCTGAATCCAAAAGGGAGAATCAGCGTTATTACGTTTCATTCCCTTGAGGACCGGATTTGCAAGACAACGTTCAAGCAGGCAGCTGAACTTCCGCAGCTTCCGCCGGGACTTCCTGTCATCCCGAAAGAATTTGAACCGAAGATCAAACTAGTCACGAGAAAGCCGATTTTGCCTGCAGAAGAAGAACTGAGTGACAACAACCGGTCACGTTCAGCCAAGCTTCGCATTGCAGAAAAGATGTAA
- a CDS encoding penicillin-binding transpeptidase domain-containing protein: MLKKNKNMNRGAAVIATIFAALFFIITGRFLYIQLTGQVDGQVLAARAAQKYEEKQTLEASRGSILDRNGEAIAEDTSAYTLVAILDKSLTTNAKHPQHVIDKEKTAEKLAPILKIGVSDAREILEKDAKQVEFGADGRNLSQTEKMKIEKLKLPGIAFIKNQKRFYPNGLFASHIIGYAQKDEETGRTSGMMGLEKSLDSYLQEKDGSVKFKSDHYGWKLPGSRDKITPPDNGSDVYLTLDQKIQTFLEDAMNQAVKDYNPKKVMAVVADPKTGKILAMSQRPSFNPNKRDISNFTNDIIGYPIEPGSTMKIYTVAAAIEQGVYSGSASYKSGSYKIGNKVIKDHNKTGWGSITFDEGFERSSNVAMINLAMKLGPDAYSTYMEKFGFGEKTGIDLPGEKAGKINSDSKISLATASFGQGSTATVIEQIQAATAVANGGRLMKPYLIDQIVDKDSGKVIRKNEPKQIGKPISEATAAQVRDLMGKVVSSKNGTGKPFAIEGYEVAGKTGTAQIPGENGRYMSGKENFIFSFMGMAPKDDPELLVYVAVQQPELEPTEVGSMPTSSIFKTVMQNSLQYLQIQPEEKKEADKQKRQAADPEMESFVGKTAKDSSRLLESGSYKPVILGSGPSVQAQSPSERSVISKGEKIFLYTGGKAKMPDLTGWSKRDIMKLADLLNLRVSFSGEGFSAKQSIPKGTMVSKETLLTVELKP; this comes from the coding sequence ATGCTGAAAAAAAATAAAAACATGAATAGAGGAGCTGCCGTAATAGCAACAATTTTTGCGGCGCTCTTCTTTATCATTACAGGGCGGTTTTTATATATCCAGCTGACCGGACAAGTAGACGGACAGGTACTCGCTGCGCGCGCGGCGCAAAAATATGAAGAGAAGCAAACGCTTGAGGCTTCGAGAGGATCGATTCTTGACCGGAATGGCGAGGCCATTGCTGAAGATACATCAGCTTATACGCTTGTTGCCATTCTTGATAAGTCTCTGACGACAAATGCCAAGCATCCGCAGCATGTCATTGATAAAGAAAAAACGGCGGAAAAACTCGCGCCGATATTAAAGATTGGGGTCTCGGATGCAAGAGAGATTCTTGAAAAAGATGCGAAGCAAGTTGAGTTTGGTGCCGATGGAAGGAATCTAAGCCAGACGGAAAAAATGAAGATCGAGAAGCTTAAGCTTCCCGGAATTGCGTTTATCAAAAATCAAAAACGGTTTTACCCGAATGGGCTATTTGCTTCCCATATCATCGGATATGCGCAGAAAGACGAAGAGACCGGACGGACTTCCGGTATGATGGGCCTTGAAAAAAGTCTGGACAGCTATCTTCAGGAAAAAGACGGATCGGTCAAATTTAAAAGTGATCACTATGGATGGAAGCTGCCGGGAAGCCGGGATAAAATCACTCCGCCGGATAATGGGAGTGACGTCTACCTGACTCTGGATCAAAAAATTCAAACCTTCCTGGAAGATGCGATGAATCAGGCGGTTAAGGATTACAATCCAAAAAAGGTGATGGCCGTTGTGGCAGATCCGAAAACGGGTAAAATATTAGCCATGAGCCAGCGTCCGAGCTTTAACCCGAATAAAAGGGATATATCAAACTTTACGAATGATATCATCGGCTATCCGATTGAACCCGGCTCCACGATGAAGATTTATACGGTTGCAGCGGCAATCGAGCAGGGAGTTTACAGCGGGAGTGCTTCCTATAAATCGGGAAGCTATAAAATCGGAAACAAAGTCATCAAAGACCATAACAAAACCGGATGGGGATCGATCACATTTGATGAAGGATTTGAACGCTCCTCAAATGTGGCTATGATCAATCTGGCAATGAAGCTTGGACCGGATGCATACAGCACCTATATGGAGAAGTTTGGTTTTGGAGAAAAAACCGGGATTGATCTGCCGGGTGAAAAGGCAGGGAAAATCAACAGCGACAGTAAGATCTCTCTTGCCACGGCATCCTTCGGACAGGGGTCTACCGCTACAGTTATTGAACAAATTCAGGCTGCTACAGCTGTTGCGAACGGCGGCAGACTGATGAAGCCTTATCTGATTGATCAGATTGTAGATAAAGATTCCGGCAAAGTCATCCGGAAAAATGAGCCGAAACAGATAGGAAAGCCTATATCTGAAGCCACTGCCGCTCAAGTCCGGGACTTGATGGGAAAAGTGGTAAGTTCGAAAAATGGAACGGGAAAACCTTTTGCAATCGAAGGCTATGAGGTTGCCGGAAAAACAGGAACTGCCCAGATTCCGGGCGAAAATGGCCGCTATATGAGCGGGAAAGAGAATTTTATTTTTTCTTTCATGGGCATGGCACCGAAAGATGATCCGGAGCTTCTAGTCTATGTAGCTGTCCAGCAGCCGGAGCTTGAACCGACAGAAGTGGGCTCTATGCCGACCTCTTCTATTTTTAAAACGGTCATGCAAAACAGTCTGCAATATCTTCAGATTCAGCCGGAGGAGAAAAAAGAAGCGGATAAACAAAAACGTCAGGCAGCGGATCCGGAGATGGAGTCTTTTGTAGGTAAAACCGCAAAAGATTCATCCAGACTTCTGGAGTCAGGCTCATACAAACCGGTCATTCTTGGATCGGGCCCGTCCGTACAGGCCCAGTCACCTTCTGAGCGCTCTGTTATTTCTAAAGGAGAAAAGATTTTTCTTTATACAGGCGGAAAGGCAAAAATGCCGGATCTTACAGGATGGTCGAAACGGGATATTATGAAGCTTGCTGACCTCCTAAATCTGAGGGTTTCATTTTCAGGAGAAGGATTCTCTGCAAAACAAAGTATTCCGAAAGGAACGATGGTGAGCAAGGAGACTCTTTTGACTGTTGAACTCAAGCCTTAA
- the ftsL gene encoding cell division protein FtsL → MSNLAVKVNQRAHEQTERKQQTQPQAVPVKRRLPITLGEKVLLVLFVLGLAASSIQLIANSVASYQASMEIQKLEEQVEAQGKTNADLQVQVKELSNYERIWARAKELGLTLNKNNVKVVQD, encoded by the coding sequence ATGAGTAATTTAGCTGTAAAAGTAAACCAGCGCGCGCATGAACAAACAGAACGCAAGCAGCAGACCCAGCCACAGGCAGTGCCTGTTAAAAGAAGGCTGCCCATTACATTAGGAGAAAAAGTTCTGCTTGTCCTTTTTGTCCTTGGACTGGCTGCATCGAGCATCCAGCTAATCGCTAACAGCGTGGCCTCCTATCAAGCCAGCATGGAAATTCAGAAGCTGGAAGAACAGGTTGAGGCTCAAGGGAAAACCAATGCCGATCTTCAGGTTCAAGTGAAAGAACTGAGCAACTATGAAAGAATCTGGGCAAGAGCGAAAGAACTGGGTCTGACATTAAACAAAAATAATGTAAAGGTCGTTCAGGACTGA
- a CDS encoding stage V sporulation protein D produces the protein MRVSQVTVRKRLAAVLLIGVLVFAVIDVRLGYVQFILGEKLTAGAKDLWSRNLPFEPERGEILDRNGVKLATNISAPTVYAVPRQVQNPAEAAEMLAPVLNMPVKKAYGFLTKNAMIVTLKPEGRKISHEKAGEVRALGIKGIYIGEDSKRYYPNGSFLSHVLGFAGIDNQGLLGLEAYYDRELKGEKGYVKFYSDAKGKRMPNEADDYKPPTDGQTLRLTIDSKVQTIMERELDLAQAKYNPDGMIAIAMNPKNGEILGMSSRPDFDPARYQDVKPIVYNRNLPVWSTYEPGSTFKIITLAAALEEQKVNLEHDHFHDPGSIEVAGARLKCWKRGGHGSQSFLEVVQNSCNPGFVELGQRLGKEKLFQYIKDFGFGQKTGIDLQGEGRGILFNLNRVGPVEQATTAFGQGVSVTPIQQVAAVSAAVNGGILYTPYIAKEWVDPVTGTVTSRNTPKEKRRVISEETSKKIRFALESVVASGTGRNAFVEGYRVGGKTGTAQKVSNGVYMKNNFIVSFIGFAPADDPQLVVYVAVDNPKGTVQFGGTVAAPIVGSIMRDSLPEIGVKPRKNQMEKVYKWGDTKSVEVPNLLGMEIDELREQLLNVKFDISGNGEVVVQQSPAAGTKVKEGSSIRVFMGKP, from the coding sequence TTGCGCGTATCCCAGGTAACCGTCAGAAAAAGATTAGCCGCTGTTTTGCTGATTGGTGTGCTTGTATTTGCTGTTATAGATGTCAGGCTTGGGTATGTCCAGTTTATTCTCGGTGAAAAGCTTACAGCAGGTGCCAAAGATCTATGGAGCAGGAATCTGCCGTTTGAACCGGAGCGGGGAGAGATATTGGACAGGAATGGGGTAAAGCTTGCCACTAATATAAGCGCACCGACCGTTTATGCTGTTCCGAGACAAGTCCAAAATCCGGCTGAAGCTGCTGAAATGCTTGCACCTGTATTAAACATGCCGGTAAAAAAAGCGTATGGATTTTTGACTAAAAATGCAATGATTGTGACCCTTAAGCCAGAGGGCAGGAAAATATCCCATGAAAAAGCAGGAGAGGTAAGGGCCCTGGGTATTAAGGGTATTTACATCGGGGAAGACAGCAAACGCTATTATCCGAATGGGAGTTTCTTGTCGCATGTCCTCGGTTTTGCAGGCATTGACAACCAGGGCCTCCTTGGACTGGAAGCGTATTATGATCGGGAACTTAAGGGTGAAAAGGGATATGTAAAATTTTACTCGGACGCCAAAGGGAAAAGGATGCCAAATGAAGCGGATGACTATAAGCCTCCGACAGACGGACAGACGCTCAGGCTGACGATTGATTCCAAGGTGCAGACGATTATGGAAAGAGAACTCGATCTTGCACAGGCGAAATATAATCCCGATGGAATGATTGCGATTGCGATGAATCCTAAAAATGGAGAAATTCTGGGGATGTCATCAAGACCGGATTTTGATCCTGCACGCTATCAGGATGTAAAGCCGATTGTCTATAATCGGAATTTGCCGGTATGGAGCACGTATGAGCCTGGATCTACCTTTAAGATTATTACTCTCGCCGCGGCTTTGGAAGAACAAAAGGTGAATCTTGAGCATGACCATTTCCATGATCCGGGGTCCATTGAAGTCGCGGGAGCGAGGTTGAAGTGCTGGAAAAGGGGCGGTCATGGATCGCAGAGTTTTCTCGAAGTCGTGCAGAATTCATGCAACCCAGGATTTGTTGAATTAGGGCAGAGACTTGGGAAGGAGAAGCTCTTCCAATACATCAAAGATTTTGGTTTTGGCCAGAAAACGGGGATTGATCTGCAGGGAGAAGGAAGAGGGATTTTATTTAACCTGAATCGTGTCGGACCCGTTGAGCAGGCTACAACAGCGTTTGGCCAGGGTGTTTCGGTGACGCCGATTCAGCAGGTAGCAGCGGTTTCGGCGGCTGTAAATGGCGGAATTCTCTACACCCCCTATATAGCGAAGGAATGGGTTGATCCAGTAACCGGGACGGTGACAAGCCGGAACACCCCTAAAGAAAAAAGAAGAGTCATATCTGAAGAGACTTCGAAAAAGATCCGATTTGCTCTTGAAAGTGTAGTGGCGAGCGGTACAGGCCGAAATGCATTTGTGGAAGGATACAGAGTCGGCGGGAAAACGGGGACCGCTCAAAAGGTAAGCAACGGAGTTTATATGAAAAACAACTTTATTGTATCATTCATCGGTTTTGCACCTGCAGATGATCCGCAGCTTGTCGTCTACGTGGCGGTTGACAATCCGAAAGGAACGGTTCAGTTCGGGGGCACGGTTGCAGCTCCTATAGTTGGGAGCATCATGAGGGACAGCCTTCCTGAAATCGGTGTGAAGCCCCGTAAAAATCAAATGGAAAAAGTATATAAGTGGGGAGACACAAAGTCGGTGGAAGTGCCGAATCTTTTAGGGATGGAAATAGATGAATTAAGAGAGCAGCTTTTAAATGTTAAATTTGATATTTCCGGAAACGGAGAAGTGGTTGTGCAGCAATCGCCTGCGGCAGGCACGAAAGTAAAAGAAGGTTCTTCCATCCGGGTATTTATGGGAAAACCATAA